A single region of the Buchnera aphidicola (Formosaphis micheliae) genome encodes:
- the map gene encoding type I methionyl aminopeptidase, whose amino-acid sequence MKSILIKSAEEIKHMRIAGKLAAEVLNMIKKYIINNISTEELDQICHNYIIQKQKSISACLGYNGYPKSICTSVNDVVCHGIPDAKQKLKSGDIINIDISIINNGYYSDTSKMFILGKPSILGQRLCNVAQKSLYLALQIIKPGIPINKIGQTIESYVNKENFSVVKEYCGHGIGKNFHEDPQILHYINNDQNIILKPGMIFTVEPMINAGKPLVKCMKDGWTVKTKDRSLSAQYEHTILVTKNGCEILTFRQEENIKKILIN is encoded by the coding sequence ATGAAATCTATATTAATTAAATCTGCTGAAGAAATAAAACATATGAGAATTGCAGGAAAATTAGCTGCAGAAGTACTAAATATGATAAAAAAATATATCATTAATAATATTAGTACAGAAGAACTCGATCAAATATGCCATAATTATATTATTCAAAAACAAAAATCTATTTCTGCTTGTTTGGGATATAATGGATATCCTAAATCTATTTGCACTTCTGTTAACGATGTTGTCTGTCATGGAATTCCTGATGCTAAACAAAAATTAAAATCAGGAGATATTATTAATATAGATATTTCAATAATTAACAATGGATATTACAGTGATACATCAAAAATGTTTATTCTTGGAAAACCTAGTATATTAGGTCAACGTTTATGTAACGTAGCCCAAAAAAGCTTATATTTAGCTTTACAAATAATAAAACCAGGAATTCCTATTAATAAAATAGGCCAAACAATAGAATCATATGTTAACAAAGAAAACTTTTCTGTAGTCAAAGAATATTGTGGACATGGCATTGGTAAAAATTTTCATGAAGATCCTCAAATATTACATTACATAAATAATGATCAAAATATTATATTAAAACCAGGTATGATTTTTACTGTAGAACCAATGATTAATGCTGGAAAACCATTAGTAAAATGCATGAAAGATGGATGGACAGTAAAAACAAAAGATCGAAGTTTATCAGCTCAATATGAGCATACCATATTAGTTACAAAGAATGGATGTGAAATATTAACTTTTAGACAAGAAGAAAATATAAAAAAAATTTTAATAAATTAA